Proteins from a single region of Chrysemys picta bellii isolate R12L10 chromosome 25, ASM1138683v2, whole genome shotgun sequence:
- the LOC135977437 gene encoding SRRM2 protein homolog rsr-2-like — protein sequence MQADNRKRAPAWTVREVLDLIAVWGEDSVLAELRSKRRNAKTFEKISKGMMERGHNRDSEQCRVKVKELRQAYQKTKEANGRSGSEPRTCRFYAELHAILGGAATTTPPVIVDSGSGIVSSATPEASADGGEEEEEDEDELAESTQHSVLPNSQDLFLTLTEVPSQASQANTQDSDPMEGTSAAANSSSLPPPSRRLSQIRRRKKRTRDEMFSEIMESSRSDRAHLNEWKETVSKYRKEASEREERRDQREDMRDQREDRRDQREERRDQREERRDARDERWRQEDQRRQDATLGLLREQTDMLRRLVELQERLLENRLPLQPLFHPPPSPCSVSSSPRRVRTRGGGRLRTPSHSTPVDSPSKRLSFF from the exons atgcaggctgataatcgaaaaagagcaccagcatggaccgtgagggaggtactggatctgatcgctgtatggggagaggattcagtgcttgcagaacttcgttctaaaagacgaaatgcaaaaacttttgaaaaaatctccaagggcatgatggagagaggccacaatagggactctgagcagtgccgcgtgaaagtcaaggagctcagacaagcctatcaaaaaacaaaggaggcaaacggtcgctccgggtcagagccgcggacatgccgcttctacgccgagctgcatgcaattctagggggggctgccaccactaccccacctgtgatcgtggattctgggtcggggatagtctcatcagcgacgcctgaggcttctgccgatgggggagaggaggaggaggaggatgaggatgagcttgcagagagcacacagcactccgttctccccaacagccaggatctttttctcaccctgactgaagtaccctcccaagcctcccaagccaatacccaagactctgaccccatggaagggacctcag cagctgcaaattcctcaagcctccctcctccatcccgaaggttatcacagataaggcgtcgtaagaagagaacgcgagacgagatgttttctgaaattatggaatccagccgcagtgacagagctcatctgaatgagtggaaggaaacagtttcaaagtataggaaagaagccagtgaacgtgaggagaggagggaccaacgtgaggacatgagggaccaacgtgaggacaggagggaccaacgtgaggagaggagggaccaacgtgaggagaggagagacgctcgagatgagaggtggcggcaggaagaccagaggaggcaggatgcaacgctggggctgctgcgtgagcaaacagacatgctccggcgtctggtggagcttcaggaacggctgctggaaaacagactgccgcttcagcccctgttccatcctcccccctccccatgttccgtatcctcctcacccagacgtgtaagaacgcgggggggggggaggctccgtacaccttcccattccaccccagtagacagcccaagcaaaaggctgtcatttttttaa